The DNA segment TTTCTACTACACGAAACCtgggttttaaaatgtaaacattCCAATTTTTAGACAAATCCAGGAAAACTTTTGCGTtcacatttttcaaacaaaatgggGTCGCTGTATACTATTTGCGCAATTTATGTTTTGATATTAGGCGATTAGTTCATCACAATATTTAGTGTGTGCAATATTTTTACTGGCAAGCTATAGGCATTTATTGGTATTGCGTGATAAGCAGCAAAGCAAGGAAACGTTCTAAACTTGATTAACAAGCACAATATAACTTGGCACATCAGAccttttatttacttaataggaGCTTTCGCAAGCTTGAGCTCACATGATCAGGTGGTCTTTAGGTTATCAATTGCGCAATATGCAAACAAGTAATAACACACGAGCACAGACAGTGCATTCTCTCCAGGGCTTCCTCACAACATAAAAACACCATCAATTACCCTTTTAAGATGCATTTACTGTACAAACTCACACATTCATACAATCAAAATGCGTTCATCGCGAAAGTTCTCTCATGTCGTTGCTTATTTATGCTGAGGTTCAAGCAAAGTTCATGACAAAATttggcaacaaaaatatttgttggagtaaaagaaaattgccGAACTAATGAAATTACGAAAAAAGCCGAATTAACCGAAccagaaaacatgaaaatattcacAGACTTGCCAGGATCGAAACAAATGATTGTATCATTTAAACGGATACGAATTACGCAAATTCCACCGTAATACAATAATGTTGATTTTACCTTAATATTGAGTTAGTTTTCACAAATGTATTCTTTTGTCCGTAAAACCAATAACCGTGTTTGACACTTATACCCGGAACCCgggttttgaaatttcgtcCCAAATTGGAAACATTGTTTTTCTCtcgtttaaaaagtaaaaatcgaAAGCGAGTTTACGGGTCTGTCTGATCGCGTCAAGTGGACTCGTATAAGTGACGTAACGGTGACGAGCTTGGAAGCGGCTTGAgacattttagaaaataatatTCACAATATCACAAAATGCTGATGACTTGATTTATTTCTATGGAAACGAAAAATCCATGCACAAGTTTAGACACTTACTTGAgatattttcttcaaaatatttgaataaattgCCCTAACCCAGTAGCCTCAATATCGCATTGCGGGTACTCATTTGTGCGTAGGTCGTTGGTTTATAAATTAACGCACCGCACTGAACGGCATTTCGCTTGCTTGCTTGATAAAGCGCAGTCATTAAATAAAAGGAAATAAAACATGAACATTTGGAtaataatatcaataaaacattaattataatttatttattatattaattatattgttattatttaactattaattatattatattgttattaattgaattatattaattatgttatttatttctttatttcttatataaatataatatcaattaattaatattaatattaataaaacaatgaaacattttagttaatctactgaaacatttgaaagTGGTCAACAGTGTTTCAAGAATTTAATTCCACAAGGGACGTGTTTGACTGATTGATGgtttattttcaaagatttGCTTTATGCGCTTGGAGGAATTGATGATGACttcaatgaaacaaaaacagcaGAATGTTATGATCCACGAAATGGAAAGTGGGAATATATTCCACCGATGAAAACCTGCAGATATGGATTAACTGCTGTTGtattaaacaacgaaatataCGCGATAGGTGAGATatctttgaaatgtttaagGAGGTTTATGACTTGTCATGTTCTTTAAATGAACCAAATCAGGTGGACATGACGGTTCAAATAATCTcaattctgttgaaaaatacaacctgGACACAAAAACTTGGATTAATGTTTCATCTACGAATGAGAAAAGAAATGGTGGATCCGCTTGTGTAGCGGATGGTCTTATATGGATGTTTGGAGGGTGAGTAATtatatgtacagtatacaGGTACATAATTATTGTtcataattatattatttttttttatattcacATTACTTAATTTATGTATTATACTATCAGAAATTTACCTTTATTAAAAGCTTAATATCTGATGCTGTGATTGCCAACCTGGGGTCCATGAAACGCTAGACTAGATTAAGGTGACAGTCATAATGAGTTTTgggaaatcaattaaaaacatttcatttcattaattTACCCAGTTAAGCTATGACTCGAACAGTGACAATTTTCTTAATAACAAGTTTTCTAATGTAAATTACTACTGGTGGAGCCGCTCAATTACCAGTGTTTTTAAATGCGGCTCCAACAGTGATATTTTGAGATAAAATATCATCACTGAAATAATTATCACATAAAAGGTGATAACTAAAATTGTCAATTGTTAGCTCAGAAaagattgattttttaaaactttgcaacAGCACTCCAGCATGTAGAATAGATCATTCGTAGTTAGAGACATGGAGAGTGACAGTTCTTCAAACAGCGAGGAGGAATGTTTAGCTGTAATAGCCGTTGCTCTGACATACAGACAAAGAAAGCACAGAGTGTGGGTTAGAAATGCGTTTAAGAAAAATGATATCAGCAAAAGATATCATCAAAAGATAACAGCAACTACAAGCTTGTTGAAGAACTCGCTATTGGAGATAGAGAATTGTATGTTCGATGCATGAGAATGACCTCTAGTCGTTTTGAGCACTTGCTTTGCTTGGTTGGTTCTCAAATAACAAAACAGGTTACAAACTACACAAAACCAATTCCACCTAAACAAAGACTTTCGCTGACATTTTGTCAACTAGCTACTGGTGGGTCTAAAATATCTTGGAGCTTGCAGTATAGAATTGGCCGTCAAACTATATCCACAATCATTCAGGAGACTCGTAAGGCCGTCTACACTGTTCTAGCCCCTACTTATGCAAATATACTTGCATAAAATGGAGATTGGCTAACTATCTTAAAACAGTTTGAAGAGAAGTGGAACTTGCCGAAGGTTATTTGGGCGCAAGATGGGAAGCATGTACCCATTCGCAGTCCAAAAAAAAAGTGGGAGTTTGTGTAATaattataaaacgttttttagtATGGTTCTGCTTGCCGTTTGTGACGCCGACTACAACttcgttttgtttgatttcggGCAATACGGCAGTAACAACGACATTTGCTTATTACTTAAAAGTGATATAGAAAACTAGTTGGCTCATTATAAATTGAATATTCTTGATGGCAGCACTGTCGAAGAATGGCTTTACGATTCTTTGCCATAGTTTTTGTCTGTGatgaaataaagtaaaacttcgAAACATGTATTAATAACTTAACAATCAGCACCATGCTGAAACGAAATGTATACAACTAGTAGGTTTTttacaagttgaaaaagttgttCTGCATGTCGGTTTCAATAAGACATTCCTGAGCTTGTTGCATCGCGAAATATGTCGATGATGTGCTTTGAGACGTCTTTTTTGCTGTGTTGATGCAGCCATTCTATGATATATCTGTACAACAAGTCAGATATATCATGCTTGGCAACATACTTAGCTTCTTCTGGAATGATCTTCAACTGCGCAGCAACCATCTTGTCAAAGATGTCATCCGTTTTATCGCTTTGCTTTCGCGTCTTGCTCCTCTTGTATTTtagaaatgattttatttcgTTAAAAACTTTATCTTGTCTTCGACGTTTCTTTACACTGCTCTTTCCTacactttttatatttaaaatttttgatgcGCAACTTGTATCTCTACAGCTGGAAAAACGTTTTCCTTTTCGGATTcatataaaagcaaaatttcgAAAAAATCGGGATTAATTTTGAAAGATGGACTTCAAAGATGATTTGAAAGATGAGAGATCAGCTGCGTCtgttcatcatcatcatcatctgtTCATCATCCTTTATCTGTTGAGCAAcacttttcaatcaaaaaaagaAGTGCCTGGCTGCTTTTCAAGCGTTTCATCCATCTTGTTCCAAGAGTCCGGCTTGCGTAATTTATCCTTGTAGCCGGAATCACTCCTATCAAATATACAGGGATACTTTCGAACTTCTTCCGAAAGTTTTTCAGCATCCTCTAAGCTGCACTGATTAGTTTTGACCATGGCTATAACCAAGTTGATGTGACCACAAATCAGTTTAAATGCGGAATGCCTGTCTTGCCTTTTAAACGAAGCTCGAATACAATCATTAGAGCAATGAGCCTTGCTTATGTTATGTAATAGAACACACTTGTCGTTTTTATTTCCCAATATTAATTTCAGTGATAATttaatttctgaaaaattttttgataaaatgttgCTTAATTTATCACTATAATTATCGCTAAATTTGACAATTTAAATCATCACCGGCTGGTAcgaatttttaaatctttgccAAAAAATGCAgtgataatttaaaattactaGTGGTAGAGCCATAGCTTTATGGTGGCAATAGTAGGCTTCGGGCGTGTTTTAATTCGTTTCCAAGCCAAGAGTGGTTGATGTTTCTcggtcattatgacatcatacagCAAAACGTTATCATTTTCTTGCCTAATGCAATCTTCACATAACGAGCGAAAGGCTTTTACTTTACAGACGTAGCTTGTGATTGTCTGATTGTGAATATTAGTTAGACCGTATGCTATGATTCGGCAGAAGATTTGCCGTAGTACCTTATAACCAAGTTTGTTACTAACTTCATCTCAGCCCCAGAATGTTTCAAATTACgccataaaaattgttttgggGCTGATGAGATGGTGTGTTGATTCCCTTATACGACTGTTTTACGTTGATGTCAAACGTTTGAgttatgcaaaaattttaacaaaagataCTGATAAAGAATGGGATACGATAAATGGTCACAGTAATTGACCAAACTTCGGTTGCAGCTGGTGACGAGAGATCAGGCTGGAGTGATGTCTGGACCACATTGTTTTGTAATCGTCTATTGTGAAGTTAATGcttagtttatttattatgattAATATATCCTGGATAACATGCTTTCTAATAGTTAACTTGCTTATAACCTGGTACAGTTATTATTTTGATGGACTCGTCGTCTATCATTTGCAACCATTTTGTGTTTAAGAGTTAACTTTATATATGTTATAGGCTTGGTGCCAAAACAGTTGAGTTCTATGATCCAGCCACCAACAAATGGCAAGTATCGACCAACATGGACAGACAACGTTGGTGTCCTTGCGTCTTTTCCATCTGAAGTTTTGTTGGATTTTGATTTCTTTATCGGGATATGTTTGacagttcatttaatttatttagtgattagtcaaaattttttttatcttcattatattttttgctaaaTTCCAACAGTAATCGTTTGGAATTtgattttgacgtcataaaatcgaattttgaaacatttctgCTCTTATCGTCTTTCGTTttaattcataaaatttaCTCCAGTATATCTTTGTATTTCCATCGGTACACTGTCCCTCTACCTTGGTTGTCtcaaaaaatgaatttgttttaaatttgggcTCATTTCTTGTTGACAATGATCGAATATTTTCACTTTAATCCGATGATTAtttggtttttcttttttaacctttaatataaattttatcaaacttttGCCTGTTATTAGTTGTTTTAATCACGATGCcttattttctttagtttaattttttcgaTTCTGTGTGGGTTGTTAGTTTTATGAACCGTGTTATTAtgacttttcaaatttattttagcattgaccttattaataaaataacaatttacaCCTGGACATCATACGTTTCATCAAAATCTAGAATTGATCGTTTTTATGTTTCtcaacaaataaaagttaacggaCTCCAAACGATGGAAAATCCCCTCTCTGACCACAAAATGTTACTGGCAAATTGTGTTTCTTTCACCCTAGGGAAAAGAGGCCGCGGAGTTTggaaaaataatgtaaacgTGTTTCAAAACGTAAAATTTCGCAAAACGCTTGAAGAAAGATGGCCCCTCTGGCGCACCTTATATCCCTTACTCATTCCAGACTTATCCGCATGGTGGGTGGAAATTAAAAACAGGATTAAAGACTTGATAATCCAAATCACGAGAGAAATCGCGCAAGAAAATAGGGAGGAAGAAACTCGCCTCGAAAACGATTATAAATTGGTTTGTGAACGATTACCCCAAGCAAAATGTAATTACGACGATTACCTAGCCGCCAAAAAATCACTGGCTGAATTCCAACGCAAAGATGCTGATAAGAAATTGcgtaaaaatttgcaaagaaacTTGGATACACCAAccaagaaattttttcaaagatttatGCAAGATAGGAAGTCAATCCGAATAACCGAGGTCATCGACTCGGGAGGCGTAAAGCACATTTCGTCCCCATCGATTTTAAAAGAAACCCGTAAATTTTACAATAATGTATACTCGAAAGAAGTATCGTCTGAGGAGAAACAACGctcttttttgaaacatttaaacGCTCATTTATCGCCCTCCGAAAGAGAGACGTTAAACGCTGAACTTAGCGATCAAGAAATATTCACCGCAGtaacacaaatgaaaaaaggCAAAACACCTGGCCCAGATGGTCTCAGCATTGAGTTTTACGTCCAATGTTGGGACATCATAGGAGGTGGCTTCTTCGAAGTAATCAAAACGTGGTTCAGGGACGCAAGTACGACTAAGGAAAACAAAGAAGGTGTTTTAACCTTAATCCATAAGAAAGGACCTACGAATGACCTTACCAATTACCGCCCAATATCGCTGTTAAACTGCGATCTAAAAATGTACACGAAAATATTAACTAACCGTTTAAAAGGCAAACTAAACAGTATTACGCACCAgaaccaatttgcaaaaccCCACAAATCGATTCACGACGCCATCATCAAGATTCGCGATCTGTATGAAAAAAGTAGAAATGAAAACCAAAACCATTTGTTCATATCGATTGACTTCTTAAAAGCCTTCGATTCAATCAACCACGCATGTCTTTTTAAGGTGCTTGAACGAATGCATTTTCCTTCTCGCTTCCTACTTGCtgttaaaaatttgtattcTGACGCGAAATCCAGGATAATCAACAACGGTTTTTTATCTAAACCTTTTGATTTACCAAAAGGGGTCAGACAAGGAGACCCGCTAAGTTTATATCTCTTCATATTGGCAGTGGAACCGCTAAGATGCGCAATTAACAGCTCGGTCGAAATAGACGGTTTGGGTCCCACCCCAAAGTACAGTACGAAATGCGTCGCGTATGCAGACGACACCACCTTCACCCTCAAAGATGCGTACTCCGCCGAAAAGACGTTTAACCTACTGGATGATTTCAGCGAAGCCTCTGGCCTAAAAatcaatatctcaaaaaccaAAGGCATTACCCCAGAAATCAAACCAAATACCACGACGCAACTGCCACCAATACAGTGGACAAACTCTCACCTCCAACTATTAGGAACAACAATACGAAATTACGACCCTACCATAAGTTGGTCACGGCCGTTAGAAAACCTGAAAAAAGAAGCGACCCGCCTTAAAAAAGTACATTCCACCTTTGATGCCAAGTGCATATTGGTTCGAAGTAAATTACTCCctttaatttcataaaacgCCTTCAGCCAGCCCATAACGACCAAGACAGCCGAGACCATAAACAGGACAATTGAAAGGTACATTTTGACGAGTAATAATACGTTCGCAGACATCGAAGTTCTACAAAGACCCAGAGATTACGGCGGTTATGACATACTCAATATTCCTGTGTATGcgcatttgttttatttaaaacctttGACCCCATTTTGCAGGgacaaaatagaaaacaagGTTCTGTCGTTGGAAAACCGCACAATAGAAAACCAAATCGGTCACCAACTGTCCAACCTCCTCGGCGTCCAGATTGATAACTGTACACCACATGTCACCTCCCCATCGATTTATTATGAGCATATGCTCGAAATAATCAGGAAGCACCGTATCTCACTGAAAGAGATCTTAAGCGGaaaggttaaaaaaatataccaGCGTATCATACGCGAATGTGCCCCGCAGTTTTATTTGACTCCACCAGAGCGGTCGACATAGCCCAGAGTACACAACGCAATTCTCTCCAACGCCCAAAAAGCTTTCAACTACAGAGTAATATGGAATGATTTACCTACTCGAGGTGATATGACCAACTTTGTTCCCTACACGGAAACAGCATGTCGTTTTTGCGCCAACGGCCCCGACTCAGTGTTGTACACGatggtaaaatgtaaaaaaataagcaCTATTTGGGAATGTGCTTCCGGCGTTGCGCAAATTTTAACTGGTAGTGACGACATTAACTTCGAACCAACCACAATAACCAACTTCGATGGAATAGGTGGCCCAGATTTCGAGTCCGAAGACATGTTAACCTATTGGCTAACAgtggtaaaacaaaaaatttggaaacataGGAACgcgattttgtttgaaaaccaaACTTTTAACCCTGACGAAATTATCCGGTCTAAGTTATTAAGAGGACCGTGTATGCTAGACGCACATGGGACCAGCGAAATGAAGGCCCCTATAAACAACAGATTGAAAAACTGTGTGCTGCAATGCAAAAGTATTTCACGTCACCTCTATCATAGCTTTTGATGGAAAATGACCACGCTAGACCCTGCTTTGACGTCATTATCAAACTGTTAATGAATTAGAACCTGTGTAAATTCTAGATAAACTTTGTTGTAATTGTTGCTTGCGATGTACAACCTTTATCGTACCTGCTACGTACGCTCTGCTTACAATTTACAGATGTGTCATTACTAAGATTTCGCGACCTGTGTTAttgtcatttgtttaaatCCATTACCATCACCGGCATGTTCAATTAAAGTATTTTGCAAGTCgattttggaaaagttttccTTGTACATATTTTCTCTTTCTGTGCTATTTTtccgcaataaaatatcgccttttactaaagatttccgtgtttGGGAGCAATACAATGAGTctagtttatttttctacctCGCCAAGGCGAGGCAATATTCTTCATTACCAAATTCTTAAGCTTTCCAGTATATCGTCGTATTGCGTTACAATGTCATTGATGGAATTTGCAAAGCATTGATGTTGTGCTGTAGCCTGTTTAGTAATGTCTTCATATACGACGCTTGCACGTATTTATCGAATGATGATGAATTGAGAAATTCTCCCCAAATTTGCACGTTTCCGATaattattggaccgtgactaCAGCGGTTTCATCTCACTCAGACGGCGGTGACCAGCCCTGTGGGAGATTTTAATCTCAACTGGTTGATTGTTTCTTACTTAGAACAATAAAACAGTTTGTTGATTATTGGAGCTGTTGAACTAAGATATGCATTACACCTTACCCTAACGACGTCATCATATCACGAAATTTACGATGTGACAACATTATTAAACCTACGTCATGCGGGAAAGATGACTGTGATCATGCATGAGATGGTTGTATTTCGGGTCAGGTCTCACTCAAAACTGAACAACCACGTGCTGAGAGTTACAGGTTTTATGAGACATTTGCGTTTTGATCTTTATTATACAACTTTCCATCAAATTCGCAAAACATTACAACTATAATATCGAAAACTCTAGAACATAATTCGCTTCATCtgc comes from the Clavelina lepadiformis chromosome 5, kaClaLepa1.1, whole genome shotgun sequence genome and includes:
- the LOC143459607 gene encoding kelch-like protein 26, which gives rise to MGGWPRRGPYYNSVEMLDLNDENPKWDSNLPSMGEKQGAFASALLDGLVYCAGGYNGTGRLSSCESYNPKERKWSSIRNMNTKRSWLALVSARDLLYALGGIDDDFNETKTAECYDPRNGKWEYIPPMKTCRYGLTAVVLNNEIYAIGGHDGSNNLNSVEKYNLDTKTWINVSSTNEKRNGGSACVADGLIWMFGGLGAKTVEFYDPATNKWQVSTNMDRQRWCPCVFSI